The Vicinamibacterales bacterium genome includes a region encoding these proteins:
- a CDS encoding VanZ family protein, translating into MKLWKWWVLVVFVVSGPWYGVTRTPQWSRVTWIPFHGREDKPSDVAANFALWLPFGWSFAARRRGGARLMVAGLAALGFSAVAETSQLFFVMRDPSATDVFVGMLGSAAGSLAAQAFDGSDARGPQRRVEAGERGSD; encoded by the coding sequence ATGAAGCTGTGGAAGTGGTGGGTGCTTGTGGTGTTCGTGGTCAGCGGGCCGTGGTACGGCGTGACGCGCACACCGCAGTGGAGCCGCGTGACGTGGATACCGTTCCACGGGCGTGAGGACAAGCCCAGCGACGTCGCAGCCAACTTTGCGCTGTGGTTACCGTTTGGCTGGTCGTTCGCTGCCAGGCGCCGCGGTGGGGCGCGGCTGATGGTGGCGGGACTCGCAGCGCTGGGTTTCTCGGCCGTGGCGGAAACCTCGCAGCTCTTTTTCGTGATGCGCGACCCGTCCGCGACCGACGTCTTCGTCGGCATGCTGGGCAGCGCCGCGGGTTCACTCGCCGCGCAGGCCTTCGACGGGAGCGACGCGCGCGGCCCGCAGCGCCGGGTCGAGGCAGGCGAGCGCGGCAGCGACTAG
- a CDS encoding septum formation initiator family protein translates to MKLALACAACILLFALFGDDHGLPAVLQTRHDAQRLHREISRLRHENTALRREAQALRVDPAAIEFEARAALGLVRPGEVVVTRQRASTVR, encoded by the coding sequence ATGAAGCTCGCGCTCGCGTGTGCGGCCTGTATCCTGCTCTTCGCCCTCTTCGGCGACGATCACGGATTGCCGGCGGTGCTGCAGACGCGGCACGACGCGCAACGCCTGCACAGGGAGATCTCGCGGCTCCGCCACGAGAATACTGCCTTGCGGCGCGAAGCCCAGGCTCTGCGAGTCGATCCCGCGGCGATCGAGTTCGAAGCCCGCGCCGCGCTCGGGCTCGTCCGCCCCGGCGAAGTCGTCGTCACGCGTCAACGGGCGTCGACGGTCAGGTGA
- a CDS encoding BON domain-containing protein: MLVVLVAAAAFFLGYWGNNQLLHQGKSTPSVGTAGQVDIERAREAGAAVGEKTAAAATKAGALLGDGALTAKIKSKMALDDTVRSRTIDVSTTSHVVTVSGHVGTGAERDRALQLARETAGVSQVIDHLTVDAR, from the coding sequence GTGCTGGTGGTCTTGGTCGCCGCGGCGGCGTTCTTTCTCGGCTACTGGGGCAACAACCAGCTTCTGCACCAGGGCAAATCCACACCGTCGGTCGGAACGGCCGGACAGGTGGACATCGAGCGCGCGCGTGAAGCCGGCGCGGCCGTTGGAGAAAAAACGGCGGCGGCGGCCACCAAGGCGGGTGCCCTCCTCGGCGATGGCGCGCTGACCGCCAAGATCAAGTCGAAGATGGCGCTCGATGACACCGTGCGCTCTCGCACGATAGACGTTTCCACCACCAGTCACGTCGTGACGGTGTCGGGGCACGTCGGGACGGGAGCGGAGCGGGACCGCGCGCTACAACTGGCGCGGGAAACGGCCGGCGTGAGCCAGGTGATCGATCACCTGACCGTCGACGCCCGTTGA
- the pdxH gene encoding pyridoxamine 5'-phosphate oxidase encodes MQDQEPAKDPIAQYVAAAARARLAGVDTAPLALATADENGRPSVRIVLLRGADERGFVFYTNYGSRKARELTANPHASLCQHWPTLEEQIRIEGTVELAGAAESDRYFAGRPRDSQVGAWASDQSAKLSSRTALEDRLKECEARFAGRPVPRPPFWGGFRLVPDRVEFWHGRPGRLHERLLYTRTPSGWTTDYLYP; translated from the coding sequence ATGCAGGATCAAGAGCCGGCCAAAGATCCGATCGCTCAATATGTTGCGGCCGCCGCGCGCGCCAGGCTCGCCGGCGTCGACACGGCTCCCCTTGCGCTGGCGACCGCGGATGAGAACGGCCGTCCGTCAGTACGTATCGTTCTGCTCAGGGGCGCCGACGAACGCGGATTCGTGTTCTACACCAATTATGGCAGCCGCAAGGCTCGGGAACTCACCGCGAACCCGCACGCCTCCCTCTGCCAGCACTGGCCGACGCTCGAGGAACAAATCAGGATCGAAGGGACGGTGGAGCTGGCGGGCGCAGCCGAGTCGGATCGCTACTTCGCCGGTCGCCCGCGCGACAGTCAAGTCGGCGCGTGGGCCTCGGACCAGAGCGCAAAACTGTCGTCGCGCACCGCACTCGAAGACCGTCTGAAGGAATGCGAGGCGCGCTTCGCGGGCCGCCCCGTCCCGCGGCCGCCGTTCTGGGGCGGGTTCCGGCTCGTGCCCGATCGCGTCGAATTCTGGCACGGACGCCCGGGCCGTCTCCACGAACGGCTGCTGTACACGCGCACGCCGTCAGGGTGGACGACGGACTATCTCTATCCCTGA
- a CDS encoding glycosyltransferase yields MPESPIPSQPLLSVLMPVYNESRTLRTIVGRVLASPIGLPMELVCVDDGSRDGSAEILETLAATDPRIRVFRQPRNMGKGAAIIAAIGHMHGDIGLIQDADLEYDPGDYPALLAPILQGKADAVFGSRFASASQRKVLLYWHGVANKFLTGLTNILNDINLTDMETCYKAVRADILKQTPLHSQRFGIEPELTTRLAQWNIRLYEVPISYHGRTVAEGKNIGWKDAVSAVWTLLKYRFLDDRFTTHDGYYVLQSMRRARRLNRWILEQFRPFLGQRVVEAGCGIGNFTELLLDRQRLLCVDNDPLYAEMLDWRLGHLENVSILRFDLADAAAYAQLKPEAVDTVVCLNVLEHIKADEAVLRAYYDLLEPGGHAIVIVPAHASLYGPCDEALGHERRYAPIDLHSKMQAAGFEVVAMQEFSRLAAIGWWLNNRLGRRELHTRQMRLFELLLPLAKAVEAMRLGQGLTLIGVGRKRK; encoded by the coding sequence ATGCCAGAGTCGCCGATCCCCTCCCAGCCGCTGCTCAGCGTTCTCATGCCCGTCTACAACGAATCCCGCACCCTGCGGACGATCGTGGGACGTGTGCTCGCCAGCCCGATCGGCCTGCCGATGGAACTGGTTTGCGTCGACGACGGCAGTCGGGACGGCTCGGCGGAGATTCTCGAGACGCTCGCCGCGACAGACCCGCGCATCCGCGTCTTCCGCCAGCCGCGCAACATGGGCAAGGGGGCGGCGATCATCGCCGCAATCGGCCACATGCACGGCGACATCGGGCTGATCCAGGACGCCGATCTCGAATACGACCCCGGCGACTATCCGGCGCTGCTCGCGCCGATCTTGCAGGGCAAGGCCGACGCGGTGTTCGGGTCGCGGTTCGCCTCGGCCAGCCAGCGTAAGGTGCTGCTGTACTGGCACGGCGTCGCCAACAAGTTCCTCACCGGTCTCACCAACATCCTCAACGACATCAACCTCACCGACATGGAGACCTGCTACAAGGCGGTCCGTGCCGACATCCTGAAGCAGACGCCGCTCCACAGTCAGCGTTTCGGCATCGAGCCGGAGCTGACGACGCGCCTGGCGCAGTGGAACATCCGGTTGTACGAGGTGCCGATCAGCTACCACGGCCGCACGGTCGCCGAGGGGAAGAACATCGGCTGGAAGGACGCGGTCTCGGCCGTCTGGACGCTGCTCAAGTACCGGTTCCTCGACGATCGGTTCACCACCCACGACGGGTATTACGTCCTGCAGAGCATGCGGCGCGCGCGCCGGTTGAACCGGTGGATCCTCGAGCAGTTCCGCCCGTTTCTGGGCCAGCGCGTGGTCGAAGCGGGATGCGGCATCGGCAATTTCACCGAGCTGCTGCTCGACCGCCAGCGTCTGCTCTGCGTTGACAACGATCCGCTGTACGCCGAGATGCTCGACTGGCGCCTGGGGCATCTCGAAAACGTCAGCATCCTCCGGTTCGATCTCGCCGACGCCGCCGCCTACGCGCAGCTGAAGCCGGAAGCGGTCGACACCGTCGTGTGCCTCAACGTCCTCGAGCACATCAAGGCCGACGAAGCGGTGCTGCGCGCCTACTACGATCTGCTCGAGCCGGGCGGCCACGCGATCGTCATCGTGCCCGCGCATGCCTCCCTGTACGGCCCCTGCGATGAAGCGCTCGGCCACGAGCGCCGCTATGCGCCGATCGATCTGCACAGCAAGATGCAGGCGGCCGGCTTCGAGGTCGTCGCGATGCAGGAGTTCAGCCGGCTGGCCGCGATCGGCTGGTGGCTGAACAACCGGCTCGGACGCCGCGAGCTGCACACGCGTCAGATGCGGCTGTTCGAGCTGTTGCTTCCGCTCGCCAAGGCGGTCGAAGCGATGCGGCTTGGCCAGGGCCTGACCCTGATCGGCGTCGGCCGTAAACGGAAGTAG
- a CDS encoding zf-TFIIB domain-containing protein has protein sequence MTLDSAHPCWSCTHCGSVVCPDPASDGVRVTGGPGHVCPLCAVPLQRALLDEREPIEICERCKGTLMARRGFAVTLTARRRAATTPSVTPDPADPRQLDRRVVCPNCAAAMITDWYYGPGNIVIDTCPACDLVWLDAGELRRAADAPGGDRLP, from the coding sequence ATGACGCTCGATTCCGCCCATCCGTGCTGGTCCTGCACGCACTGCGGCAGCGTCGTCTGTCCGGATCCGGCGTCGGACGGCGTGCGCGTCACCGGTGGACCCGGGCATGTGTGCCCGTTGTGCGCCGTGCCGCTCCAGCGCGCGCTGCTCGACGAGCGCGAGCCGATCGAGATCTGCGAACGCTGCAAGGGCACGCTGATGGCGCGGCGGGGATTCGCCGTCACCCTGACGGCGCGCCGGCGGGCGGCGACGACTCCGAGCGTCACGCCGGATCCCGCCGACCCCCGGCAGCTCGATCGACGGGTCGTCTGCCCGAACTGCGCAGCCGCCATGATCACCGATTGGTATTACGGTCCCGGGAACATCGTCATCGATACCTGCCCGGCCTGCGATCTCGTCTGGCTCGACGCCGGTGAGCTGCGGCGCGCCGCCGACGCCCCCGGCGGGGACCGCCTTCCCTGA
- a CDS encoding di-heme oxidoredictase family protein — MRSRSISMFLGLAGTSLLLLQVHAATQTAVVPQDPGPRPGAAGAGNPLPGLTAQQLAFFEAGRAEFNESEEIADGLGPRLNLDSCVGCHSQPASGGSSPPVNPQVAFATAGGVDILPPFLTSHGPVREARFVRNADGSADGGVHALFTISGRAGANGCSMTQPDFAGASANNNVVFRIPTPVFGAGLIEMIPDSAIVAGAQVTASARAALGIRGRPNFHVSGRTITGQTNNNGNDGTIARFGWKAQNKSLLLFAGEAYNVEMGVTNELFPTERDEVAGCQNSPGPNSVTEMEAATPIDATSAIEKFSVFMRLLAPPLPSPDTPGGAASIASGKAIFSSVGCALCHTASMRTGAARLPMLATKVVPLYSDLLLHDMGVGLADGVSQGEASGREFRTAPLWGLGQRLFFLHDGRASDLVAAIAAHKSTGSEASGVVGNVQQLTPRQKQDLLNFLRSL; from the coding sequence ATGCGAAGCCGCTCGATCTCGATGTTTCTGGGCCTGGCGGGCACGAGCCTGCTGTTACTGCAGGTTCACGCCGCGACGCAGACGGCGGTGGTGCCTCAGGATCCCGGTCCACGGCCCGGCGCCGCCGGGGCCGGTAACCCGCTTCCCGGGTTGACCGCGCAGCAACTCGCGTTCTTCGAAGCCGGCCGCGCCGAGTTCAACGAATCCGAAGAAATCGCCGACGGACTTGGACCTCGCCTGAACCTTGACAGTTGCGTCGGCTGTCATTCGCAGCCGGCGAGCGGCGGTTCCAGTCCGCCCGTGAACCCGCAAGTGGCTTTTGCCACCGCCGGCGGCGTCGACATCCTGCCGCCGTTCCTGACCTCGCACGGCCCGGTCCGTGAAGCGCGATTCGTCAGGAATGCGGATGGCTCCGCCGATGGCGGCGTGCACGCGCTCTTCACGATCAGCGGCCGTGCGGGCGCGAACGGCTGCTCGATGACGCAGCCGGATTTCGCCGGCGCGTCCGCCAACAACAACGTCGTGTTCCGGATTCCGACGCCGGTCTTCGGCGCCGGGCTCATTGAGATGATTCCCGACTCGGCGATCGTCGCGGGGGCACAGGTGACGGCGTCGGCGCGCGCCGCGCTGGGGATTCGGGGGCGGCCCAATTTCCACGTCTCGGGGCGGACCATCACCGGGCAGACGAACAACAACGGCAACGACGGCACCATCGCGCGCTTCGGCTGGAAGGCGCAGAACAAGTCGCTGCTGCTCTTCGCCGGCGAAGCCTACAACGTCGAGATGGGCGTCACCAATGAGCTGTTCCCGACCGAGCGTGACGAAGTCGCGGGGTGCCAGAACTCGCCGGGTCCGAACAGCGTGACGGAGATGGAAGCCGCCACGCCGATCGACGCGACGAGCGCGATCGAGAAGTTCTCGGTCTTCATGCGGCTGCTGGCGCCGCCGCTGCCGTCGCCCGACACGCCTGGCGGCGCGGCGTCGATCGCTAGCGGCAAGGCGATCTTCTCGAGCGTCGGTTGCGCCCTGTGCCACACGGCGTCCATGCGGACCGGCGCGGCCCGTCTGCCGATGCTGGCCACCAAGGTCGTGCCTTTGTATTCCGATCTGCTGCTGCACGACATGGGCGTCGGCCTCGCCGACGGCGTGAGCCAGGGCGAGGCGAGCGGCCGCGAGTTCCGCACGGCGCCGCTCTGGGGCCTCGGGCAGCGGCTCTTCTTCCTGCACGACGGCCGCGCCTCCGACCTGGTGGCGGCGATCGCGGCGCACAAGAGCACCGGCTCCGAAGCGAGCGGCGTCGTCGGCAACGTCCAGCAGCTGACGCCGCGTCAGAAGCAGGACCTGCTGAACTTCCTGCGATCGCTCTGA